DNA sequence from the Methanolobus psychrophilus R15 genome:
GTCGATGGCACGCTTGATCGTATTGATATCAAGATCTCCTTCTCCTCCGCTTACAACACAGTGTTCGCAGTTGCATTTGCATTGGCGGGTAATTTCAAAAGAAACCGTTTCCGGAATGTACCTCCCAAGAGCTATCTGGGTTTCAGCCATAAGAAGTCTCTTGAAGGCTTTACTCGGTATGGGCGGAAGCCATGTGGAAGCCACAACATAGTCTTTTGTAACAAAAGCCGGTCTTTCTTCCTTGAGTCTTTCGTTGATCCTGCTTAGAAAAGGAGTGCAAGCCTTGTGCAAGCCTCCGGTTGCCTTCAACTGGATGAAATCGTCTTTTTTATCCATCCTGATGGAAAGTCCCGGTATTGAGAGTAACGTGATCTTCTCGTCCTGTGAGTCTGCATGATCCGGTTTCATCTGGTTTTCTCCTTCCATTGAGTGTTTCCGTGGAGAAAACATCCGCTTCCTTACCTATGACGGACTGTGTTGGGTAGACAACAATCCCGTGATCGGTCATAACATAAGGGCGCAACACCTCATCGTGTTTGGTGCCTCGCATCTTCAATATCTCTATAGACCTGATCCTTTCTCCGCCAATCCTCAATACCTTAAGGCAAATAACTCCTTCGGCAAGATATTCCTCTACGCTGAAATGGTCCGGGTCATTATTGAGTTCGCTTGTTATCAGGGTGGTACAATCAAAGCTTTCGATATTCTTAATGAATTCAAGGATGATGTACCTTACATTGACTGGGTCAGGGGTTATCTTGAGGGATGTCATGGAATCAATGAACAGGCGTTTGGCGCCAATTTCCTGTACGCTGGCGTATATCTGCCGCAGAACAGCCTCAATAGTGGTCGTATCTGTTTCACTGCCGGATCCTGTATCCTGGTTCTTCTTGATGTACCTTTCATAAGCGATGGGGTCTACCCTGATTATGCGCAGCTTGTCTTCTTTTACAAGCCTCTCAAGGTCCCAGCCATGTCTCCACATATTGCGCATGATGCGCGCGGGTGTCTCCTCGAAGGTGATGTAGACTCCTGTCTCTCCGTATCTTGTAATACCTTCATACAGATATTGTGCTCCGAAGGTTGATTTTCCGGCGCCAGGCCCGCCTATGAGGAGGATCACATCGTTCTCTATGAAGCCGCCTTCTATAAGCTGGTCAAATCCGGGTATTCCAGTAGGTACGCGAGCCATTCAAAACCTCGATGTAAAATTAAAGAGATAGTATATTTATGGCTCTTATATAATATAACTTATTGCTTATGCACAAGACTTAAAATGATGAATTAAAAACAGATAAGGATCAGACATGCATCTGACCCTTTGAAGATCATACCTTTTCTGCGAAGGCCAGGGTACCACTGAGGCGTTTTACTTTTATCTTCACTGCTTGGCCCTTTGCAGCGCCGGGAACGAAGATAGTGTATTTATCCACTTTGGCAATGCCGTCTCCTTTGGAGCCGACTGCATCTATGTGAACCTCGTATTCCTTTCCTTCCTCAATAGCATCCTGCTTCACAGGCGCTGTGCTGCGTCTCTTCTTCACAGGTCTGTGGGCTCCACATGCAGAGCATTTCAACACGAGCACTCTTTCCATCTTGGTGAGTTGTGTATCAGGCCTTGAACATTCAGAGCACATGACAAACTCTTCCACATAAGCTTCTATGTTGGACCGTATCTGGTCCTTTGAGAAGCGTCCCTGGAATATAGCCCGCATGCCTTCTATCTTGCCTGCGGTTCCCATCTCACGTGTAAGGTATTTCATCACGTGATCCGGATCCCTGTTCAGGACATCCGCTATGTTGAGGAAGTTATCCAGAATGGTGGTCTTGCCTTCCATCATTATTTTAGGCTCAGGGATCACGAATCGGATGTCCGTGGTCTCCTTGTCAGGCAGGTTCTCTATCGCACGGTTCAAAAGCGCTTCGTAATCTTTCATATCATCACTCCCGAGTCCTACTCTTTACTGTACAAGCTCAAGTCCCTGATCGATGGTGATCCTGACAGGAGTCGGCAGTTTGTGGCCAGCCTTTCGAAGTGCATCCTTTGCTGTCGCAAAGTTCTCTTTATTGACTGATATCGTGAATATCTTCTGTCCGGCAGAAACCCTTGCTGCGGTACTTACATTCTTACCATAGGCGCCACGCATACCACTGGATACACGGTCTGCACCTGCTCCGGTTGCCTGCTTGTTCTCCCTGAGCACTTCGTGAGGATAGACTCTCAGTTTGAGGTGGAAGCCTGTACGTCCAGCTGCAGCTGTTATGGCCCTGTTGGCAGTGATACGTGCGGCCTCGAGTGCGGTATGGCGTATCTGGCACCTTTCGTCAACTACCAGTGAAAGCTTTATTGGGAACTCGGAATTCTTGTTACCCATATCGTAGTGAATGACCTGGCTTCCAGGCACACCACCCATGTATTTTCTTCTTGTGAATGAACGTTGTCTTACGTTCCTGTACATACTTGCTGGTTTTCTTACCATGAGTTTAAGTCTCCTTGGATCGATTATAGGGATAAAGTCACTATCAATTTTACTTTTTAGTCCGTTCTTAATTGATATGTCCGTATATGAATTTGTTGATATCGTTAAATATCAGTTGGATACGATTTCATCTGGATGGTTCATCCCCTACTACTTAGGACTTTATAAGCCTTATTGTCTTATAACTGTACCCTCGTATCCGTCTTCTAATTTATATATGTGACCTTGTCTGTGTTTCCCGCAGGTGGGAAGCAAGCAGGCCATAACAACCTGAGAGCATCATGTTCCCAAAAGGTGCCGCAAAATGCAGCTTTTCCCATAATCTCATATTCTTTTTCTCAGATTGCATGTTCTTCAGTACATTAAGCCTGGGGCCGGTTACTATGACTGACCTGATGGCATCAAAGCCTTCAGTCTCTTTTACATGGCACCCATGTCCGCCTTCATTGAACACATCATCGAATGAGAGTTTGCCATCCGCAAAAAGAATTATCTGCTCCTGTAACTTCTCCCCGGTAAGGCTGGATGTATGATGCTCGTAGAGCGCCCTGACCCTATCATCTTTAACGATGGCTGCAAGGGTATGTCCGTTGCCTATGTTCACGACAATGGCCGGCTGTATCGCCGCGGGGTCGAACAAGGCTCCGAAGATTGCCGCAGGCCCTGTATCCATGAAGATCTTTCCTTTTTCTCCCAGCGTGTGCGCTGCAGACTTCATGCGCGTGAGGTCCGCAGGGATGTCATCTCCGGTATATGCAAACCTTTCAAATTCTCCTCCCTCGCCTATGATCCTCTCAAATATCCTGAACCTGTAAATGCGGTTGCTCAAATAAGGTGAGTTCCCATGGTCTTGGATGGCAACAGCGAACATATCAGGCATCTCCACTCCAAAACCGGCCAAAGCCTCCCCAATGGCCTGCATATCAATATCCTGCAGGATTATTTCTTCGAGTGTTCCCGGTTTTGTATCATCATCACTGATTACCCTTATTCCCATTTCCTTAACTTTCTCCAGGTCATCGTTGATAGTAAGTGCGGCACCCGGGGTGGCATAGACTTCCAGTCCCTGCCTCAGATGCTGCCTTACAGCCCTGGCTGAAGGCCCGCCTCCCATCAGGCTGCCTTTAAGGAAGATACCTTTATTCCTTGATCCGGCAGCATGTATCCTCCCGGCAATTACCACGGTAGGTGACGGCATTATCATTAAAAGGCTATTCTCCACTTCCCTTTCCGTGTCATACAGGACTATATCCTGGGTACCTGCACCTATATCGATTGCCAGTATTCTCATGATCGTATCCGAGTTGTTCATATACCTGGGTGCGTATAAAAGTTGGCATGAAAGACTCCGCTGTAAAGGAACACCATAAAGGGAGCAAAGGCTCTTACAGTTTTGCCATTATCACAATATCAAGTTCCAGATTTGAGAAATATGGTCATGTATCCTCTCCGCAGGAAGCGGAGGACAGGTCAGGGCAGACAATGGAGAGCCTGATTCTCCGGGAAGGCCACAGTATATCCAGTTACCGGCTTGTGGATGACAATCCTGACTCTATCGCCGGCGCGGTCCTTGAAGCTGTAAAGTCGGATGCCGACATGGTTATAACTAGTGGTGGCACAGGTCTCACCTCAAGGGATGTGACCATCGAGTCCGTTGTGCCCATGTTCAGCAAGCAGATGCAGGGCTTCGGAGAGCTTTTCAGGTATAAGAGCATTGAGCAAATAGGCAATTCCGTTATACTCACCCGCGCCTTGGCCGGAGTTATATCGGGAAAGGCAGTCTTTTGCCTGCCTGGCTCTCCGGCTGCAGTGGAGTTAGCTCTGGGCGATATAATAATTCCTGAGGCAGGGCATATAATGAAACATGTACGCGAGTAAAGAAAAAAGTTTTATATTGTTTGTTATATGTACATACCTTAGTAAATATTGTAAATATAGGCCGATAATTATATATTGCACATCTTAACAAAATATATGCACTGCACTTCATTGTGAGTCCGAAAAGAGTACAGATATGGCAGAGACATTCGCTAGATTGTTCCCGTGATGGAGAAAGTATGCCCGGTTATTCATTAGGTATCAAGGAACTGGATGATTATTTAGGTAGCATCCGGGAAGGCACCAACCTTATGATGATAGGTCCGCCTATGAGCCGGAAGGACGAGTTGCTGGACGCTATCCTGTCTCACAATCTCGGTGCCGATGACGGGGTGATCATAGTTTCCACCAGAGAACCCGGCGAGAGGGTGCTGGAATGGTTCACAGACCAGGGTATAGACCTGTCAGAAGCCAACATCGGTGTAGTGGACTGTGTTACAAAGACCCTTGGAATGGGTGCATCTGACACTGCCAGGATAAAGCGGGCCTCAAGCCCCGTGGACCTGACTGGCATTGGTGTGAAGATAAGCCAGTTCTTCGAGGATTTCCTTGTGAAAAAGAACCTCGGAAAGATCAGGCTTTCCATAAATTCCCTTTCAACAATACTGATGTACTCTAACCTGCAGACCGTTTTCAGGTTCCTGCACGTTTTCACCGGCCGTGTGAAAGCTGCAAATGGTTTCGGGCTGTATGTAGTGGAAGATGAGATGCATGATGCACAGACCATAGCAACCTTAAAGCAACTTTTCGATGGGCTGATAGAGATAAAGGACATTGGGGATTCTTATGCTATGAGGGTAGTGGGTATGACCTCAAAGCCGACCCCCTGGTTCGAGTATGATATCATCGGGACCGAAATAATTCTCAATAAGCCGAAAAAACCTTAGGTCCCGGCAGATTACTTAAAATATGCGAAAGGGCATTTTCAGCCATATATCCCTGGCAAACAATAAGTGCGGTTTTACCGGACATATGTTTTTCACTAAAACCAATTATAAAGTACAATCATAATTATGTAGGTGTATCACATGGAAAAAGACAAATTATACAAGCTTAAGGCGGAAGCCTCAGGCATAAAACCGATTCTCAATATCGGCAAGAATGGGATTACTGATGCTGTAGTTGAAGAGGTTAAAAAACAGGTTAAGGCGTACCGCCTGGTGAAGATCAAGATGTTAAAGACCACTCCTGAGGGAGAGGATGTTAAAGAGGCTGCGCAAAAGCTGGCTGAAGTTACAGGCACAACCCTTATAGAAGTGCGCGGCAGCACTGTGGTCCTCTATAGGTGATCCTGTTAGGCTGACGGATATCATGATATTTCCGTGAATCTTTCACCGGAAACTATCTCGATTTCCTCAATAATGATCAATTTTCCAGGCAGGATCCTTTTGAGTTCCGGGATAATGTCTCGTATTTTCTCTTCCCTGTCGACTGCCTGGATGATCACGGGCAGGTTTGTCCCAAGCCGAAGCACACTTGCAGTGTGTATCTTCTCATGGACTCCGTATCCTTCAATACAATGATGCGCTGTAGCCCCTGCGATGCCCTCTTCCTTCAAGAACCCAAGTACTGCATGGTGTGCGCTCTTACCTTTGTACATATCATTTTCACTGAGGTATATCCTGAGAAGCAAAGCCCGCATGTTCTTTCTCCTGCGTGTTAGTAAGATATATAATCTTAAGATATCTATTTTCTCCTATGGAAAAAAGCAGATTCCCGGCAGTTCTCCTGGGAGTTCTTGTGATCCTCCTTCTTCTCGGGGGCATCTATCTGGGAATGGTCCATCTGAAGGCTCAAAATCCTGGCGGAATGAATGTAAGTTCATCCAGGGCAGTGAATATGATAAAGAATGATTCCGCGGCAGCTGCCTTTATCTCTGACAATTTCAAGGTTTCAAGCTGGAGGGCGACAAAGACCACGCTTATTCAGGGGGCTGAGTTCTTAAATAGCACTCAGGACGATCCCGACAGTAATGCAGCATACGGTGACCGGGTCTGGAAGGTCGAGATCATGGAACGTACCTGTGCATGTCCGGCGCCAAGTGAACTTTATGTAGTTGAGGGCTATGTAGATGCAGATACGGGACATGTCCTTTATGTTAAAACGATGACGGCTCCGGAGAAGAACTATGAAAAAGAGACCTGTGCTTCAACAGCCTGTCATTAAATTCCTTTCAATACTGGCTCTCTGCGCGCTTTTCATTGTGCC
Encoded proteins:
- a CDS encoding translation initiation factor IF-2 subunit beta, giving the protein MKDYEALLNRAIENLPDKETTDIRFVIPEPKIMMEGKTTILDNFLNIADVLNRDPDHVMKYLTREMGTAGKIEGMRAIFQGRFSKDQIRSNIEAYVEEFVMCSECSRPDTQLTKMERVLVLKCSACGAHRPVKKRRSTAPVKQDAIEEGKEYEVHIDAVGSKGDGIAKVDKYTIFVPGAAKGQAVKIKVKRLSGTLAFAEKV
- a CDS encoding pyruvate formate-lyase activating enzyme — its product is MRILAIDIGAGTQDIVLYDTEREVENSLLMIMPSPTVVIAGRIHAAGSRNKGIFLKGSLMGGGPSARAVRQHLRQGLEVYATPGAALTINDDLEKVKEMGIRVISDDDTKPGTLEEIILQDIDMQAIGEALAGFGVEMPDMFAVAIQDHGNSPYLSNRIYRFRIFERIIGEGGEFERFAYTGDDIPADLTRMKSAAHTLGEKGKIFMDTGPAAIFGALFDPAAIQPAIVVNIGNGHTLAAIVKDDRVRALYEHHTSSLTGEKLQEQIILFADGKLSFDDVFNEGGHGCHVKETEGFDAIRSVIVTGPRLNVLKNMQSEKKNMRLWEKLHFAAPFGNMMLSGCYGLLASHLRETQTRSHI
- a CDS encoding 50S ribosomal protein L10e, which gives rise to MVRKPASMYRNVRQRSFTRRKYMGGVPGSQVIHYDMGNKNSEFPIKLSLVVDERCQIRHTALEAARITANRAITAAAGRTGFHLKLRVYPHEVLRENKQATGAGADRVSSGMRGAYGKNVSTAARVSAGQKIFTISVNKENFATAKDALRKAGHKLPTPVRITIDQGLELVQ
- a CDS encoding putative circadian clock protein, KaiC, with protein sequence MARVPTGIPGFDQLIEGGFIENDVILLIGGPGAGKSTFGAQYLYEGITRYGETGVYITFEETPARIMRNMWRHGWDLERLVKEDKLRIIRVDPIAYERYIKKNQDTGSGSETDTTTIEAVLRQIYASVQEIGAKRLFIDSMTSLKITPDPVNVRYIILEFIKNIESFDCTTLITSELNNDPDHFSVEEYLAEGVICLKVLRIGGERIRSIEILKMRGTKHDEVLRPYVMTDHGIVVYPTQSVIGKEADVFSTETLNGRRKPDETGSCRLTGREDHVTLNTGTFHQDG
- a CDS encoding molybdenum cofactor biosynthesis protein B translates to MKDSAVKEHHKGSKGSYSFAIITISSSRFEKYGHVSSPQEAEDRSGQTMESLILREGHSISSYRLVDDNPDSIAGAVLEAVKSDADMVITSGGTGLTSRDVTIESVVPMFSKQMQGFGELFRYKSIEQIGNSVILTRALAGVISGKAVFCLPGSPAAVELALGDIIIPEAGHIMKHVRE